The Argentina anserina chromosome 3, drPotAnse1.1, whole genome shotgun sequence genome includes a region encoding these proteins:
- the LOC126787927 gene encoding outer envelope protein 61: MFNGMNMMDPELMKLAQEQMSRISPADFARMQQQMMANPELMKMASESMKNMRPEDLKLAAEKLKHTRPEEMAEIGEKIASASPEEIAAMHARVDGQVGYKLNAAQMLKNQGNALHSQGKFNDALQKYVLAKTNLNGLPSSKGTSLLMACSLNLMSCYLKTRQYDECIKEGSEVLAYDAQNVKALYRRGQAYKELDQLEDAVSDLSMAHEVSPDDETIADVLRDAKEKLGTDGSVSAPRRLVIEEITEEVETVSSANHKSSSTKSHETRDVPKTQIGADYGVPSNNSEHLQALKNDPATLRSFQDFISNADPNALAALSSGKSEEVPADMVKTASSMIGKMSPEELKKMIEMASSFEGPNPFLKGGQPNMSLDMLKTASDMMSKMPADELQKMFEMASKGKGVSPTSPSKLESFKPGSIPPTLSPDMLKTASDMMSKMPPEELQKMFEMASSMTGRNSCPTPGSFDANKQSSSDYSESHENSAGNIAHNEGASSSHGVMPNVGSTLQPSFPASAVDLQEQMRNQMKDPAMRQMMSSMMKSMSPDMMANMSQQFGLNLSREDAEKAHQAMSSLSPESLDKMMQWMDKIQRVVEGARKTKNWLMGKSGLILAIIILILAVILHRLGYIGG; this comes from the exons ATGTTCAACGGGATGAATATGATGGATCCTGAATTGATGAAACTTGCTCAGGAGCAGATGAGCCGGATCTCACCGGCTGATTTTGCCCGCATGCAGCAACAG ATGATGGCTAATCCAGAACTGATGAAGATGGCATCAGAGAGCATGAAGAACATGAGGCCTGAGGATTTGAAATTGGCTGCAGAGAAATTGAAACACACACGCCCAGAAGAGATGGCTGAGATTGGGGAAAAGATTGCTAGTGCGTCGCCTGAAGAAATAGCAGCTATGCACGCTCGTGTTGATGGCCAAGTCGGGTACAAGTTGAATGCAGCTCAGATGCTCAAGAATCAG GGAAATGCACTTCATAGCCAGGGAAAGTTCAACGATGCCTTGCAAAAATACGTACTT GCAAAGACAAACTTGAATGGTCTTCCGTCCTCTAAAGGAACATCACTTCTGATGGCTTGCTCACTCAACTTAATGTCATGTTACTTGAAAACAAGGCAGTATGATGAATGTATAAAAGAAGGTTCTGAG gTACTGGCATATGATGCACAGAATGTGAAAGCTCTCTATCGGAGAGGTCAAGCATATAAAGAATTGGATCAATTGGAA GATGCTGTCTCTGACCTGAGCATGGCACATGAAGTATCCCCTGATGATGAAACTATTGCAGATGTTTTAAG GGATGCGAAGGAAAAATTGGGTACAGATGGCAGTGTGTCTGCACCCAGAA GACTGGTGATTGAAGAAATAACTGAAGAAGTTGAGACCGTCTCTTCTGCGAACCATAAAAGCTCATCTACAAAATCACATGAAACCAGAGACGTTCCCAAGACTCAGATTGGAGCTGATTATGGGGTTCCATCAAACAACTCAGAGCATTTGCAGGCTTTGAAAAATGACCCAGCAACTCTCAG ATCATTTCAAGATTTTATCTCAAATGCTGATCCAAATGCTCTTGCTGCTTTGAGTTCTGGAAAATCCGAGGAGGTTCCTGCTGACATGGTTAAGACTGCCTCAAGTATGATAGGAAAAATGTCACCTGAAGAACTGAAGAAAATGATTGAAATGGCATCCTCATTTGAAGGACCAAATCCATTTCTCAAAGGAGGTCAACCAAATATGTCACTAGATATGTTAAAAACAGCATCTGATATGATGAGTAAAATGCCGGCGGATGAGCTTCAGAAAATGTTTGAAATGGCTTCAAAAGGGAAGGGTGTATCTCCAACATCACCATCTAAATTGGAAAGTTTCAAACCTGGATCAATTCCCCCAACTTTGTCTCCAGATATGCTTAAAACGGCATCTGATATGATGAGCAAAATGCCCCCCGAAGAGCTTCAGAAGATGTTTGAAATGGCATCTTCTATGACAGGGAGAAACTCATGTCCGACACCAGGATCATTTGATGCTAACAAACAAAGTTCATCGGATTATTCCGAAAGCCATGAGAATTCTGCTGGTAATATAGCTCATAATGAAGGTGCAAGCAGTTCTCATGGAGTAATGCCAAATGTGGGTAGTACCCTGCAGCCGAGCTTCCCTGCCTCAGCTGTTGATTTACAAGAACAAATGAGAAACCAAATGAAAGATCCAGCAATGCGGCAG ATGATGTCCTCAATGATGAAGAGTATGAGTCCAGACATGATGGCAAACATGAGTCAGCAGTTCGGTTTGAATCTTTCTCGGGAAGATGCAGAAAAAGCTCACCAAGCAATGTCTTCCTTGTCACCAGAGTCCTTGGACAAAATG ATGCAATGGATGGATAAGATTCAAAGGGTAGTGGAAGGTGCAAGGAAGACAAAAAATTGGCTTATGGGGAAGTCAGGTTTAATTTTGGCAATAATAATACTCATTTTAGCAGTAATCCTTCACCGCTTGGGCTACATTGGTGGGTAG
- the LOC126787221 gene encoding E3 ubiquitin-protein ligase SINA-like 2 — protein MTGKALLDSPNASTTPRQKRRVGEVAGGVAAGCAAVCCCCPCSMMNLLILAVYKVPRGICKKAWAMTKKSHNKKNKRRRRCKKDLLPRPAWIGGDGGVLEKTDSGGEDDDDDDGGELKKKDDDDDDDDDDSEDAAFEKEMWDRFYGAGFWRSSTSASNKET, from the coding sequence ATGACGGGGAAAGCTCTGCTGGATTCGCCGAACGCCTCCACGACGCCGCGACAGAAGCGGCGCGTGGGGGAGGTGGCCGGAGGGGTGGCGGCAGGGTGCGCGGCGGTGTGCtgctgctgcccctgcagcaTGATGAACCTGCTCATCTTGGCCGTCTACAAGGTCCCTCGTGGGATTTGTAAGAAGGCCTGGGCCATGACCAAGAAGAGCCACAACAAGAAGAACAAGCGACGCCGCCGCTGCAAGAAGGACCTGCTGCCCCGGCCCGCGTGGATCGGTGGAGACGGCGGCGTGTTGGAGAAGACGGACAGCGGTGGGGAAgatgatgacgatgatgatggtggtgagttgaagaagaaggaCGACGATGACGACGATGACGACGACGATTCGGAGGACGCCGCCTTCGAGAAGGAGATGTGGGACCGCTTTTACGGGGCCGGTTTTTGGAGAAGCTCTACGTCCGCGTCTAACAAAGAAACGTGA
- the LOC126789047 gene encoding E3 ubiquitin-protein ligase RHF2A isoform X2: MEVPPGMEESGKSEANLTSAAAFVEGGIQEACDDACSICLEAFCDSDPSTLTGCKHEFHLQCILEWCQRSSQCPMCWQPISLKDPTSQELFEGVERERSVRSNPPRSTAIFHHPTLGDFELQHLPVGVNDAELEERIIQHLAAAAAMGRARHIARREGQRNRSSGQGRPQFLVFSTHPPATASSSPDQMREGEQAPSNAVTSPSPPMNAGEVTSRVTTSRPSQSGHVSASASGSSVPLNNQHGSSLTTRRSPSQSSPSSQDRAGPSDLQSFSENLKARFNAVSMKYKESISKSTRGWKERLFSRNSSVSDVGPEVRREVDDGIATVSRMMEHLETRENNRFNGASGSDSVNSSVSESENRRIAENGGQNSLSEQNMQATCAAGSSSN, translated from the exons ATGGAG GTTCCTCCTGGCATGGAAGAGAGCGGCAAGTCTGAGGCCAACTTGACCTCCGCAGCGGCTTTTGTGGAGGGTGGAATCCAGGAAGCTTGTGATGATGCTTGCAGTATATGCCTTGAGGCTTTCTGTGATAGTGATCCTTCCACG TTGACTGGGTGCAAGCATGAATTTCATCTACAGTGCATTCTTGAATG GTGTCAGAGAAGCTCTCAGTGCCCTATGTGCTGGCAGCCCATCAGCTTAAAAGATCCCACCAG CCAGGAACTGTTTGAGGGTGTAGAACGCGAGAGAAGTGTTAGATCTAACCCACCTCGAAGTACTGCAATATTCCATCATCCAACTCTTGGCGATTTTGAACTACAACAT TTACCAGTGGGCGTGAATGATGCTGAACTTGAAGAGCGTATAATTCAACACTTAGCTGCTGCGGCTGCAATGGGTCGGGCTCGCCATATTGCCAGAAGGGAGGGCCAGAGAAATAGGTCATCAGGTCAAGGTCGCCCACAATTCCTGGTCTTCTCTACTCATCCTCCTGCCACAGCTTCTTCCTCCCCAGATCAGATGAGAGAGGGTGAGCAAGCTCCTTCCAATGCAGTAACTTCTCCATCGCCCCCTATGAATGCGGGAGAAGTAACTTCTCGAGTGACTACTTCAAGACCTTCCCAATCTGGTCATGTTTCTGCCTCAGCATCTGGATCAAGTGTCCCACTAAATAATCAACATGGGTCTTCCCTGACTACGAG GAGGTCTCCTAGCCAGTCATCACCAAGTAGCCAAGATCGAGCTGGGCCATCAGATTTACAATCATTCTCAGAAAATCTGAAGGCTCGATTCAATGCAGTATCAATGAA ATACAAAGAGTCAATTTCAAAGAGCACAAGAGGTTGGAAGGAGAGATTGTTCTCTCGCAATAGTTCTGTTTCTGACGTTGGTCCTGAAGTTAGAAGGGAGGTTGATGATGGCATTGCAACAGTATCACGCATGATGGAGCATCTGGAAACAAGAGAAAATAATAGATTCAATGGTGCTTCTGGATCAGATAGTGTAAATAGTTCAGTTTCTGAATCAGAAAATAGGCGGATAGCAGAGAATGGTGGTCAAAATTCTTTGAGTGAGCAAAATATGCAAGCAACCTGTGCTGCAGGTTCTAGTTCAAATTAG